Proteins from a single region of Apium graveolens cultivar Ventura chromosome 7, ASM990537v1, whole genome shotgun sequence:
- the LOC141673829 gene encoding uncharacterized protein LOC141673829: protein MSNYHLQFSLIFLIAIIRGVVSIDYNVTDVVSGTPGGIRFEKEIGVDYSIQEMGTINQFIYTLFDQQNNPNDRRPQNFVQLYIDVHADEAAAVTSGNIINMSSIFIQNYDGDVKWGFTSILYHEMTHVFQWLPSNAPNGLIEGMADYTMLKANYFPPGQAKPGDGDSWDQGYDVTARFLEYCESLLDNFVAQLNKKMKYSYNDRYFSDLIGKSVDQLWQEYKDKYKHNV from the coding sequence ATGTCTAACTATCATCTCCAATTTTCTCTAATATTTCTAATAGCAATTATACGAGGGGTAGTGTCCATCGACTATAACGTTACTGATGTTGTTTCGGGTACCCCGGGAGGAATCAGGTTTGAAAAAGAAATAGGAGTCGATTATAGTATACAAGAAATGGGGACGATCAATCAATTTATCTACACCCTTTTTGATCAACAAAATAATCCAAATGATAGAAGACCGCAAAACTTTGTTCAATTATACATTGACGTACATGCTGACGAAGCTGCAGCAGTCACAAGTGGAAACATCATAAATATGAGCTCAATTTTCATACAAAACTATGATGGTGATGTAAAGTGGGGTTTTACTTCAATTCTTTATCATGAAATGACACATGTTTTTCAGTGGTTGCCAAGTAATGCACCAAATGGATTGATAGAAGGAATGGCAGATTATACGATGCTAAAAGCCAATTATTTTCCACCCGGACAAGCCAAACCTGGTGATGGTGATAGTTGGGATCAAGGGTACGATGTTACAGCGCGATTCCTTGAATATTGTGAAAGCTTGTTAGACAACTTCGTGGCACAACTTAACAAGAAAATGAAATATTCTTACAATGATAGGTATTTCAGTGATTTGATAGGAAAGTCAGTGGATCAGTTATGGCAGGAATACAAAGATAAATACAAACATAATGTATAA